One region of Streptomyces davaonensis JCM 4913 genomic DNA includes:
- a CDS encoding TetR/AcrR family transcriptional regulator has product MRADARRNYERLLTEARTAFAEHGADASLEDVARRAGVGIGTLYRHFPHRDALLSAVFEDAVNDLLARARELQQAPEPCTALVTWLREMVEHASEYRGLSRSLMSVTNDDTSALARCSDPIREAGTELLTRAQRAGKVREDVAIGDLLQLTHAIALAAEATPGDADLADRLLMLTLRGLKLPRGAGNCATNHDEPAPATQQPSPTTNRRP; this is encoded by the coding sequence ATGCGCGCCGATGCCCGCCGCAACTACGAGCGCCTCCTCACCGAGGCCCGCACCGCCTTCGCCGAACACGGCGCGGACGCCTCCCTGGAGGACGTGGCCCGCCGCGCGGGAGTAGGAATCGGCACCCTCTACCGCCACTTCCCGCACCGCGACGCCCTGCTGAGCGCGGTCTTCGAGGACGCGGTGAACGACCTGCTGGCCAGGGCCCGAGAGCTACAACAGGCCCCGGAACCCTGCACGGCCCTGGTCACCTGGCTGAGGGAAATGGTCGAGCACGCAAGCGAGTACAGAGGCTTGTCCCGGTCCCTGATGTCCGTGACCAACGACGACACCTCGGCCCTGGCAAGGTGCAGCGACCCCATCAGGGAGGCGGGGACTGAGCTGCTGACCAGAGCGCAGCGGGCGGGCAAGGTCCGAGAGGACGTAGCAATCGGAGACTTGCTACAGCTGACGCACGCAATCGCACTGGCGGCGGAGGCAACGCCGGGGGATGCAGACCTGGCGGACAGATTGCTGATGTTGACACTAAGGGGATTGAAGTTGCCCAGGGGCGCGGGGAACTGCGCGACCAACCACGACGAACCCGCACCCGCCACCCAACAGCCAAGCCCCACAACGAATAGGCGACCCTAA
- a CDS encoding DeoR/GlpR family DNA-binding transcription regulator, which produces MFAAERRQLILEMVRANGAVSLRELARVVQTSEVTVRRDVRALEAEGLLDRRHGGAVLPGGFTRESGFPQKSHLATAEKTAIADLAANFVEEGEAIVVGAGTTTQELARRLARVPGLTVVTNSLLVAQALAHANRVEVVMTGGTLRGSNYALVGSGAEQSLQGLRVSRAFLSGSGLTAERGLSTSNMLSASVDRALVQAAAEVVVLADHTKLGTDTMFQTVPTDVITRLVTDEPPGHDDRAQTELQALADQGVQIAVAGASGNPGGDEVPARRARSVPGPRRAAPSGLRSTVLGEPVPGSERGRVADLRRR; this is translated from the coding sequence GTGTTCGCTGCAGAACGTCGCCAATTGATCCTCGAAATGGTGCGAGCGAACGGGGCCGTGTCGCTCCGTGAGCTCGCCCGCGTCGTCCAGACCTCCGAAGTGACCGTACGGCGGGACGTGCGCGCGCTGGAGGCAGAAGGACTCCTCGACCGCCGGCATGGCGGTGCGGTATTGCCGGGCGGGTTCACGCGGGAGTCCGGCTTTCCGCAGAAATCACATCTCGCGACCGCCGAGAAGACGGCCATCGCCGATCTCGCCGCGAACTTCGTCGAAGAGGGCGAGGCCATCGTGGTCGGGGCCGGTACGACCACGCAGGAGCTGGCTCGCCGGCTGGCCCGGGTTCCCGGGCTGACCGTCGTCACCAACTCCCTGCTGGTGGCCCAGGCGCTGGCCCATGCGAACCGGGTGGAGGTCGTGATGACCGGTGGCACTCTCCGCGGTTCGAACTACGCCCTCGTCGGCTCCGGCGCGGAGCAGTCCCTCCAGGGGCTGCGGGTCTCCCGGGCCTTCCTGTCGGGCAGTGGTCTGACCGCTGAGCGTGGGCTGTCCACGTCCAACATGCTCTCCGCGTCCGTCGATCGGGCGCTGGTGCAGGCCGCGGCGGAGGTGGTGGTTCTCGCGGACCACACCAAGCTCGGTACCGACACGATGTTCCAGACCGTGCCCACGGATGTGATCACGCGGTTGGTCACCGATGAGCCGCCGGGTCATGACGACCGTGCCCAGACCGAGCTTCAGGCCCTTGCCGATCAGGGGGTGCAGATCGCCGTGGCCGGGGCGAGCGGGAACCCGGGGGGTGACGAAGTCCCGGCGCGGCGGGCGCGATCCGTGCCCGGCCCCAGGCGGGCGGCTCCGTCGGGACTTCGCTCTACTGTTCTTGGGGAGCCGGTGCCGGGTTCTGAGCGGGGGCGCGTCGCTGATTTGCGGCGGCGTTAG
- a CDS encoding NAD(P)H-quinone dehydrogenase, which yields MEYVTRIVIIGGGPGGYEAALVAAQLGAEVTVVDSDGLGGASVLTDCVPSKTLIATAEVMTTFDSSYEELGIIVADDTPHIDTPARVVGVDLGKVNRRVKRLALAQSHDITASVTRAGARVMRGRGRLDGMQGLDGSRKVIVTTADGTEETLVADAVLIATGGHPREVPDALPDGERILNWTQVYDLTELPEELIVVGSGVTGAEFAGAYQALGSKVTLVSSRDRVLPGEDPDAAAVLEDVFRRRGMNVMARSRAAAAKRVGDRVEVTLADGRVITGTHCLMAVGAIPNSAGLGLEEAGVKLRESGHIWTDKVSRTTAPGVYAAGDVTGVFALASVAAMQGRIAMYHFLGDAVAPLNLKTVSSNVFTDPEIATVGYTQADVEAGKIDARVVKLPLLRNPRAKMQGIRDGFVKIFCRPGTGIVVGGVVVAPRASELIHPISIAVDNNLTVEQIANAFTVYPSLSGSIAEVARQLHTRKTGSEV from the coding sequence ATGGAGTACGTGACTCGGATCGTGATCATCGGTGGCGGACCCGGCGGATACGAAGCGGCGCTGGTCGCCGCTCAGCTCGGCGCGGAGGTGACCGTCGTCGACAGCGACGGTCTGGGCGGGGCGTCGGTGCTCACCGACTGCGTACCGTCGAAGACTCTGATCGCCACGGCCGAGGTGATGACCACCTTCGACTCGTCCTACGAAGAGCTCGGCATCATCGTCGCCGACGACACCCCCCACATCGACACCCCCGCCCGGGTCGTCGGCGTGGACCTCGGCAAGGTCAACCGACGGGTCAAGCGCCTCGCGCTCGCCCAGTCCCACGACATCACCGCCTCCGTCACCCGGGCCGGCGCCCGTGTCATGCGCGGCCGCGGCCGGCTCGACGGCATGCAGGGCCTCGACGGCTCCCGCAAGGTGATCGTCACCACCGCCGACGGCACCGAGGAGACCCTCGTCGCCGACGCCGTCCTCATCGCCACCGGCGGCCACCCCCGCGAGGTCCCCGACGCCCTGCCCGACGGCGAGCGCATCCTCAACTGGACCCAGGTCTACGACCTCACCGAGCTGCCCGAAGAGCTCATCGTGGTCGGTTCGGGTGTCACGGGCGCCGAGTTCGCCGGTGCCTATCAGGCCCTCGGCTCCAAGGTCACCCTCGTGTCGTCCCGCGACCGCGTGCTGCCCGGCGAGGACCCCGACGCCGCCGCCGTGCTCGAGGACGTCTTCCGCCGCCGCGGCATGAACGTCATGGCACGCTCCCGCGCCGCCGCCGCCAAGCGGGTCGGTGACCGGGTCGAGGTCACCCTCGCCGACGGCCGCGTCATCACCGGCACCCACTGCCTGATGGCGGTCGGCGCCATCCCCAACAGCGCGGGCCTGGGCCTTGAGGAGGCCGGGGTCAAGCTGCGCGAGTCCGGTCACATCTGGACCGACAAGGTGTCCAGGACCACGGCTCCCGGCGTGTACGCCGCCGGTGACGTCACCGGCGTCTTCGCCCTCGCCTCCGTGGCCGCGATGCAGGGCCGTATCGCCATGTACCACTTCCTCGGCGACGCGGTGGCCCCGCTGAACCTCAAGACGGTCTCCTCGAACGTCTTCACCGACCCCGAGATCGCCACCGTCGGCTACACCCAGGCCGACGTCGAGGCGGGCAAGATCGACGCCCGCGTCGTCAAGCTGCCCCTGCTGCGCAACCCGCGCGCCAAGATGCAGGGCATCCGGGACGGCTTCGTCAAGATCTTCTGCCGTCCGGGCACGGGCATCGTGGTCGGCGGTGTGGTGGTGGCCCCCCGCGCCTCGGAACTGATCCATCCGATCTCGATCGCCGTCGACAACAATCTGACGGTCGAACAGATCGCGAACGCGTTCACCGTGTATCCGTCTCTTTCGGGGTCGATCGCCGAGGTCGCCCGGCAGCTGCACACCCGCAAGACCGGCAGCGAGGTCTGA
- a CDS encoding gamma-glutamylcyclotransferase, protein MSLYAAYAGNLDARLMTRRAPHSPLRATGWLNGWRLTFGGEQMGWEGALATIVEDPDSQVFVALYDIAPMDEESLDRWEGVGLDVYRRVRIRAVTLDGEEPAWTYVLNGYEGGLPSARYLGEVADAAESAGAPHDYVMELRKRPC, encoded by the coding sequence ATGTCGCTCTACGCCGCGTACGCCGGCAACCTCGACGCGCGGCTCATGACCCGCCGCGCCCCGCATTCGCCGCTGCGCGCCACCGGGTGGCTGAACGGGTGGCGGCTGACGTTCGGGGGCGAGCAGATGGGCTGGGAGGGCGCCCTGGCGACGATCGTCGAGGACCCCGATTCCCAGGTCTTCGTGGCCCTCTACGACATCGCGCCCATGGACGAGGAGTCCCTGGACCGCTGGGAGGGCGTGGGCCTCGACGTGTACCGCCGGGTCCGGATCCGCGCGGTCACCCTGGACGGCGAGGAACCGGCCTGGACCTACGTCCTGAACGGCTACGAGGGCGGCCTCCCGTCGGCCCGTTACCTGGGCGAGGTCGCCGACGCGGCGGAGTCGGCGGGGGCGCCGCACGACTATGTGATGGAGCTGCGGAAGCGGCCTTGCTGA
- a CDS encoding purine-nucleoside phosphorylase: protein MNASLLPDDIQGDPYAAADAAAARLRELTGAETHDVALVMGSGWAPAVDALGDADAEFQVTELPGFPPPAVAGHGGKVRSYKIGEKRALVFLGRTHYYEGRGVAAVAHGVRTAVAAGCKTVVLTNGCGGLREGMRPGQPVLISDHINLTATSPIVGANFVDLTDLYSPRLRALCKEIDDTLEEGVYAQFPGPHYETPAEIRMARVIGADLVGMSTVLEAIAAREAGAEVLGISLVTNLAAGMTGEPLNHEEVLQAGRDSATRMGALLTQVLGRL, encoded by the coding sequence GTGAACGCATCTCTTCTTCCGGACGACATCCAGGGCGACCCCTACGCCGCCGCCGACGCCGCCGCCGCTCGCCTGCGCGAACTGACGGGGGCCGAGACCCACGACGTCGCCCTCGTGATGGGCTCCGGCTGGGCGCCGGCCGTGGACGCCCTCGGCGACGCCGACGCCGAGTTCCAGGTCACCGAGCTGCCCGGGTTCCCGCCGCCGGCGGTCGCGGGCCATGGCGGCAAGGTCCGCTCGTACAAGATCGGCGAGAAGCGGGCGCTGGTCTTTCTCGGGCGTACGCACTACTACGAGGGCCGTGGGGTGGCCGCGGTCGCGCACGGTGTGCGTACCGCGGTGGCGGCGGGCTGCAAGACGGTCGTGCTGACGAACGGCTGCGGTGGTCTGCGGGAGGGTATGCGCCCGGGGCAGCCGGTGCTGATCAGCGACCACATCAACCTGACGGCGACGTCACCGATCGTGGGCGCGAACTTCGTGGACCTGACGGACCTCTACTCCCCGCGTCTCCGCGCCCTGTGCAAGGAGATCGACGACACGCTGGAGGAGGGGGTCTACGCCCAGTTCCCCGGCCCGCACTACGAGACTCCGGCGGAGATTCGGATGGCTCGGGTCATCGGTGCGGATCTGGTCGGTATGTCGACCGTGCTGGAGGCCATCGCGGCTCGTGAGGCGGGCGCGGAGGTCCTTGGTATCTCCCTGGTCACCAACCTCGCCGCGGGGATGACGGGCGAGCCCCTCAACCACGAGGAAGTCCTCCAGGCCGGCCGCGACAGCGCCACGCGGATGGGCGCGCTGCTGACGCAGGTGCTGGGTCGGCTGTAA
- a CDS encoding phospho-sugar mutase → MHDDLIARAKAWLAEDPDADTRDELAKLIDAEDHAELTARFSGTLQFGTAGLRGEIGAGPMRMNRTVVIRAAAGLAAYLKKQGQDGGLVVIGYDARHKSEDFANDTAAVMTGAGLRAAVLPRPLPTPVLAYAIRHLGAVAGVEVTASHNPPRDNGYKVYLGDGSQIVPPADAQIAAEIDAIGSLTTVPRPTTGWETLDDSVLDAYLARTDAVLAEGSPRPARTVYTAMHGVGKDVLLAAFARAGFPEPALVAEQADPDPDFPTVAFPNPEEPGAMDLAFAKARETDPDLVIANDPDADRCAVAVKDAGAWRMLRGDEVGALLAAHLVRRGATGTFAESIVSSSLLGRIAEKANLPYEETLTGFKWIARVDGLRYGYEEALGYCVDPDGVRDKDGITAALLITELASELKEQGRTLLDLLDDLAVEHGLHATDQLSVRVEDLSVIADAMRRLREQPPTELAGLPITRAEDLTQGTDKLPPTDGLRYTLTGARVIVRPSGTEPKLKCYLEVVVPVTDHAALPAAHAKATDLLTAIKRDLSAAAGI, encoded by the coding sequence GTGCATGACGATCTCATCGCCCGGGCCAAGGCGTGGCTGGCCGAGGACCCCGACGCGGACACCCGTGACGAACTCGCCAAGCTGATCGACGCCGAGGACCACGCCGAGCTCACCGCACGCTTCAGCGGCACCCTCCAGTTCGGCACCGCGGGCCTGCGAGGCGAAATCGGCGCGGGCCCGATGCGCATGAACCGCACCGTCGTCATCCGCGCCGCCGCCGGCCTCGCCGCGTACCTGAAGAAGCAGGGCCAGGACGGCGGCCTCGTGGTCATCGGCTACGACGCCCGGCACAAGTCGGAGGACTTCGCCAACGACACCGCCGCCGTGATGACCGGCGCCGGCCTCCGCGCAGCCGTCCTCCCCCGCCCCCTCCCCACCCCGGTCCTCGCCTACGCCATAAGGCACCTCGGCGCGGTCGCCGGAGTCGAGGTCACCGCCAGCCACAACCCGCCCCGGGACAACGGCTACAAGGTCTACCTCGGCGACGGCTCCCAGATCGTGCCCCCCGCCGACGCCCAGATCGCCGCCGAGATCGACGCCATCGGCTCCCTCACCACCGTCCCCCGCCCCACCACCGGCTGGGAGACCCTCGACGACTCCGTCCTCGACGCCTACCTCGCCCGCACCGACGCCGTCCTGGCGGAGGGCTCCCCGCGCCCGGCCCGCACCGTCTACACGGCCATGCACGGCGTCGGCAAGGACGTCCTCCTCGCCGCGTTCGCCCGCGCCGGCTTCCCGGAGCCCGCCCTCGTCGCCGAGCAGGCCGACCCCGACCCGGACTTCCCCACCGTCGCCTTCCCCAACCCGGAAGAGCCCGGCGCGATGGATCTCGCCTTCGCCAAGGCCCGCGAGACCGACCCGGACCTCGTCATCGCCAACGACCCGGACGCCGACCGCTGCGCCGTGGCCGTCAAGGACGCCGGCGCCTGGCGGATGCTGCGCGGCGACGAGGTCGGCGCCCTGCTCGCCGCGCACCTGGTCCGCCGCGGCGCGACCGGCACGTTCGCCGAGTCCATCGTCTCCTCCTCCCTCCTCGGCCGGATCGCCGAGAAGGCGAACCTGCCGTACGAGGAGACCCTCACCGGCTTCAAGTGGATCGCCCGCGTCGACGGCCTGCGCTACGGCTACGAAGAGGCCCTCGGCTACTGCGTCGACCCCGACGGCGTACGCGACAAGGACGGCATCACGGCCGCCCTCCTCATCACGGAGCTCGCCTCCGAGCTGAAGGAGCAGGGCCGTACGCTGCTCGACCTCCTCGACGACCTCGCCGTGGAGCACGGGCTGCACGCCACCGACCAGCTCTCGGTCCGCGTCGAGGACCTGTCCGTCATCGCGGACGCCATGCGCAGGCTGCGCGAGCAGCCGCCCACCGAACTGGCCGGCCTCCCCATCACCCGCGCCGAGGACCTCACCCAGGGCACGGACAAGCTGCCGCCCACGGACGGACTGCGCTACACCCTGACCGGCGCCCGTGTGATCGTCCGCCCCAGCGGCACGGAGCCGAAGCTGAAGTGCTACCTGGAGGTCGTCGTCCCGGTCACCGACCACGCCGCCCTTCCGGCGGCCCATGCCAAGGCCACGGACCTGCTGACGGCCATCAAGCGGGACCTCTCGGCCGCGGCCGGCATCTGA
- a CDS encoding PH domain-containing protein, protein MTTPEHPSSAPVPSTRDRVYRSPFGIVGGVMLLGIVLWLGIDALVQGSGRTQWLALASLILLVPVVVAFTLRPAVFANEERLRIRNPLRVIVLPWGQVASLRSGYSNEVVAKGGARFQLWAVPVSLRARKKAARRQARAEAERSGRGRGRGGRGAGGGGLGFGGLGSVGGSVDADGPARAETDKVMDDLRALMEAREKAESAQGDVTVRWAYELIGPAVAGAVLLVVLLVVG, encoded by the coding sequence ATGACGACCCCGGAACACCCCTCATCAGCGCCGGTTCCTTCGACCAGGGACCGGGTGTATCGCTCCCCGTTCGGCATCGTGGGCGGGGTGATGCTGCTGGGCATCGTGCTGTGGCTGGGGATCGACGCGCTGGTCCAGGGGTCCGGGCGGACACAGTGGCTGGCGCTGGCGTCGCTGATTCTGCTGGTGCCGGTGGTGGTGGCGTTCACCTTGCGGCCGGCCGTCTTCGCCAACGAGGAGCGGCTGCGGATCCGCAATCCGCTCCGGGTGATCGTGCTGCCGTGGGGACAGGTGGCTTCTCTTCGGTCCGGCTACTCCAATGAGGTCGTCGCGAAGGGCGGGGCGAGGTTCCAGCTGTGGGCCGTCCCCGTCTCGCTGCGGGCGCGGAAGAAGGCGGCTCGGCGGCAGGCGCGGGCTGAGGCGGAGCGGAGTGGCAGGGGCCGGGGCCGTGGTGGCCGAGGTGCGGGCGGTGGGGGGCTCGGGTTCGGGGGCCTCGGGAGTGTCGGCGGTTCCGTTGACGCCGATGGGCCCGCTCGGGCGGAGACCGACAAGGTGATGGATGACCTGCGGGCGCTGATGGAGGCCCGGGAGAAGGCGGAGTCGGCGCAGGGGGATGTCACGGTGCGGTGGGCCTACGAGCTGATTGGGCCTGCTGTGGCGGGGGCGGTTCTGTTGGTGGTTCTGCTGGTGGTGGGCTGA
- the deoC gene encoding deoxyribose-phosphate aldolase: MPTNAPTAASALSDVTSSDTSLRRFLHGLPGVDAVGLEARAASLGTRSIKTTAKAYAIDLAISMVDLTTLEGADTPGKVRALGAKAVRPDPTDRTTPTTAAVCVYPDMVAVAKEAVAGSGVKVASVATAFPAGRAALDVKLADVRDAVAAGADEIDMVIDRGAFLAGKYLKVHDEIVAVKEACGTSARLKVIFETGELSTYDNIRRASWLGMLAGADFIKTSTGKVAVNATPANTLLMLEAVRDFRAQTGVQVGVKPAGGIRTTKDAIKFLVLVNETVGEDWLDNHWFRFGASSLLNDLLMQRQKLATGRYSGPDYVTVD; the protein is encoded by the coding sequence ATGCCCACCAATGCACCCACCGCAGCAAGTGCCCTCTCGGACGTGACGTCGTCGGACACCTCGCTGCGCCGCTTCCTCCACGGGCTGCCCGGCGTCGACGCGGTCGGCCTGGAGGCGCGCGCCGCCTCCCTCGGCACCCGTTCCATCAAGACGACCGCCAAGGCGTACGCCATCGACCTCGCCATCTCGATGGTCGACCTGACGACGCTGGAAGGCGCGGACACCCCGGGCAAGGTCCGGGCGCTCGGCGCCAAGGCGGTCCGCCCCGATCCGACCGACCGCACCACGCCCACCACCGCCGCGGTCTGCGTCTACCCCGACATGGTGGCCGTCGCCAAGGAGGCCGTCGCCGGTTCCGGCGTGAAGGTCGCCTCCGTCGCCACCGCGTTCCCGGCCGGCCGCGCCGCCCTGGACGTGAAGCTGGCCGACGTGCGCGACGCCGTCGCCGCGGGTGCCGACGAGATCGACATGGTCATCGACCGCGGGGCGTTCCTCGCGGGCAAGTACCTGAAGGTCCACGACGAGATCGTCGCCGTGAAGGAGGCCTGCGGGACGAGCGCCCGCCTCAAGGTCATCTTCGAGACCGGCGAGCTGTCGACGTACGACAACATCCGCCGCGCGAGCTGGCTCGGCATGCTGGCGGGCGCCGACTTCATCAAGACGTCGACGGGCAAGGTCGCGGTCAACGCCACCCCTGCCAACACCCTGCTGATGCTGGAGGCCGTCCGCGACTTCCGCGCCCAGACCGGCGTCCAGGTCGGCGTGAAGCCGGCCGGCGGCATCCGTACGACCAAGGACGCCATCAAGTTCCTCGTCCTGGTCAACGAGACCGTCGGCGAGGACTGGCTGGACAACCACTGGTTCCGCTTCGGCGCCTCCTCGCTCCTGAACGACCTGCTGATGCAGCGTCAGAAGCTGGCCACCGGCCGCTACTCCGGCCCCGACTACGTGACGGTGGACTGA
- a CDS encoding aldehyde dehydrogenase family protein: MTFEYAPAPESRSVVDIAPSYGLFIDGEFTEAADGKVFKTVSPSSEEVLSEIAQAGEADVDRAVKAARKAFEKWSALPGSERAKYLFRIARIIQERSRELAVLETLDNGKPIKETRDADLPLVAAHFFYYAGWADKLGHAGFGADPKPLGVAGQVIPWNFPLLMLAWKIAPALATGNTVVLKPAETTPLSALFFADICRQAGLPKGVVNILPGYGDTGAALVAHPDVNKVAFTGSTAVGKQIARTVAGTNKKVTLELGGKGANIVFDDAPIDQAVEGIVNGIFFNQGQVCCAGSRLLVQESIQDELLDSLKRRLSTLRLGDPLDKNTDIGAINSEEQLARITSLVEKGEAEGGERWSPACELPESGYWFAPTLFTNVTQAHTIARDEIFGPVLSVLTFRTPDEAVAKANNSQYGLSAGIWTEKGSRILAVASKLRAGVIWSNTFNKFDPTSPFGGYKESGFGREGGRHGLEAYLDV, from the coding sequence ATGACTTTTGAGTACGCCCCGGCGCCCGAGTCCCGCTCGGTCGTCGACATCGCCCCGTCCTACGGCCTGTTCATCGACGGCGAGTTCACCGAGGCCGCCGACGGCAAGGTCTTCAAGACCGTCTCGCCGTCCAGCGAGGAGGTCCTGTCCGAGATCGCCCAGGCGGGCGAGGCGGACGTCGACCGGGCGGTCAAGGCCGCCCGCAAGGCCTTCGAGAAGTGGTCGGCGCTGCCGGGTTCCGAGCGCGCGAAGTACCTCTTCCGCATCGCCCGGATCATCCAGGAGCGCTCCCGCGAGCTCGCCGTCCTCGAAACCCTCGACAACGGCAAGCCCATCAAGGAGACCCGCGACGCCGACCTCCCCCTGGTCGCCGCGCACTTCTTCTACTACGCGGGCTGGGCCGACAAGCTCGGCCACGCGGGCTTCGGCGCCGACCCGAAGCCGCTGGGCGTGGCCGGTCAGGTCATCCCGTGGAACTTCCCGCTGCTGATGCTCGCGTGGAAGATCGCCCCGGCGCTCGCCACCGGCAACACGGTCGTCCTCAAGCCCGCCGAGACGACCCCGCTGTCCGCCCTCTTCTTCGCGGACATCTGCCGCCAGGCCGGTCTGCCGAAGGGCGTCGTCAACATCCTTCCCGGCTACGGCGACACGGGCGCCGCCCTGGTGGCCCACCCGGACGTGAACAAGGTGGCCTTCACGGGCTCCACCGCGGTCGGCAAGCAGATCGCGCGCACGGTCGCGGGCACGAACAAGAAGGTCACTCTCGAACTGGGCGGCAAGGGCGCCAACATCGTCTTCGATGACGCCCCGATCGACCAGGCCGTCGAGGGCATCGTCAACGGCATCTTCTTCAACCAGGGCCAGGTCTGCTGTGCGGGCTCCCGGCTGCTGGTGCAGGAGTCGATCCAGGACGAGCTGCTGGACTCCCTCAAGCGCCGTCTGTCCACGCTGCGCCTCGGCGACCCGCTGGACAAGAACACCGACATCGGCGCGATCAACTCCGAGGAGCAGCTGGCCCGGATCACCTCGCTGGTGGAGAAGGGCGAGGCGGAGGGCGGCGAGCGCTGGTCGCCGGCCTGCGAACTCCCCGAGAGCGGCTACTGGTTCGCCCCGACGCTGTTCACCAACGTCACCCAGGCGCACACGATCGCACGGGACGAGATCTTCGGCCCGGTCCTCTCCGTCCTCACCTTCCGGACGCCGGACGAGGCCGTCGCCAAGGCCAACAACAGCCAGTACGGCCTGTCCGCGGGCATCTGGACGGAGAAGGGGTCGCGGATCCTGGCCGTCGCGAGCAAGCTGCGCGCGGGCGTGATCTGGTCCAACACGTTCAACAAGTTCGACCCGACCTCGCCGTTCGGCGGCTACAAGGAGTCGGGCTTCGGCCGCGAGGGCGGCCGCCACGGCCTGGAGGCGTACCTCGATGTCTGA
- a CDS encoding aldehyde dehydrogenase family protein: MSDKSEQQRLSVFKTYKLYVGGKFPRSESGRVYEVTDSKGNWLANAPLSSRKDARDAVVAARKAFGGWSGATAYNRGQILYRVAEMLEGRREQFVREVADAEGLSKSKAAAQVDAAIDRWVWYAGWTDKIAQVVGGGNPVAGPYFNLSSPEPTGVVVVLAPQESSFLGLVSVIAPVIATGNTAIVIASENSPLPALSLGEVLATSDLPGGVVNVLSGRTAEIATPLAAHQDVNAIDLAGADDVLAKELEIAAADNLKRVLRPQPVDYSETPGIDRMTAFLETKTVWHPTGSLGASGSAY, from the coding sequence ATGTCTGACAAGTCCGAGCAGCAGCGTCTGAGCGTCTTCAAGACCTACAAGCTGTACGTCGGGGGCAAGTTCCCCCGCTCCGAAAGCGGCCGGGTGTACGAAGTGACCGACTCCAAGGGCAACTGGCTGGCCAACGCACCGCTCTCCTCCCGCAAGGACGCCCGGGACGCGGTGGTCGCCGCGCGCAAGGCGTTCGGCGGCTGGTCCGGGGCGACGGCGTACAACCGCGGTCAGATCCTCTACCGCGTCGCCGAGATGCTGGAGGGCCGCCGCGAGCAGTTCGTGCGTGAAGTGGCCGACGCCGAGGGCCTGTCGAAGTCGAAGGCGGCCGCCCAGGTGGACGCGGCGATCGACCGCTGGGTCTGGTACGCGGGCTGGACCGACAAGATCGCCCAGGTGGTGGGCGGCGGAAACCCGGTCGCGGGCCCGTACTTCAACCTCTCCTCGCCCGAACCGACCGGCGTGGTCGTGGTCCTGGCCCCGCAGGAGTCGTCCTTCCTCGGTCTGGTCTCGGTGATCGCCCCGGTGATCGCCACCGGCAACACGGCGATCGTGATCGCGAGCGAGAACTCCCCGCTCCCCGCCCTCTCGCTGGGCGAGGTACTGGCCACCTCCGACCTCCCCGGCGGCGTGGTCAACGTGCTCTCCGGCCGTACGGCGGAGATCGCCACCCCGCTGGCCGCGCACCAGGACGTCAACGCCATCGACCTCGCGGGCGCCGACGACGTACTGGCGAAGGAGCTGGAGATCGCGGCGGCGGACAACCTGAAGCGGGTTCTTCGTCCACAGCCTGTGGATTATTCCGAGACCCCGGGCATCGACCGCATGACGGCGTTCCTGGAGACCAAGACGGTCTGGCACCCCACCGGGTCGCTGGGCGCGTCCGGCTCGGCGTACTAG